Within Dermatophagoides farinae isolate YC_2012a chromosome 8, ASM2471394v1, whole genome shotgun sequence, the genomic segment TGATCGGGACCATAAAGCCAAAGTACCTGTTGTAAtccttgtttgtttgcttctTTTTGCACTAACATTGTTGGTGCATAATTAGAGCCTAGCTTACGATCACCAGAACCACCTTGCCAAGCTCGAACATATTTTGGATCAGCTAGTAATGATACAGGCTTGAAACCTGTACTGAAATATGGGCCTACTGGTCCAGTAACGACGAATAGTATGCATTTAGTTGCAGGCGAAACTCCTAAAGCTTCATCCGTTGCTATCATTGTTGGTCGAATGTAAAGCGAAGCATTCGATTCATATGGTGGCAcccattcatcatcgatgattaacaattttttcatgagCTCAATTAATTGTTGACCATCGAAATCTGGTAGACAAACTCGAGCTGCCGAAAGACGCATACGtttcatattcaattcagGCCTAAAGATTCGAATGCGACCATCGAGTCCTCGATAGGCTTTCATTCCTTCGAAAATCTAAATGTTAAAAGATGATAACATAAGAATGGAATGATAATGGACACATACTTCAGGAGCGTAATGAAAAACTTTGGCGAATGGATGTAAGCAGAATGGATGAACAGGAACGATTCTTGGTGTTTGCCAGCCATCACTTTGGTTCCAATGAATTTCGACCATGTGATCGGAACAATGTTGACCAAACACCAGATTGTTCCAATCTGGCTTTTCCGATCGATCTTTTGAATCCAAAATCTCGACAATAGCATCGGTTGCCTTTTAATGATTAAATGCAATATATAATTTGTTAATATACATACAATATATTAATGGTTTTAATATTGATCACCTTAAAAGAATTTGGACAAGGTTCCagttgaatttgattataatgaacttgattggaaaattttcgacATGATAGTAATAGCTGCTGTTTTTTCAAAGATGACTCGTCATTTAGCCAAAATCTTGGTGATGAATGCAAAAAGTTTGAGGATTCTTTGTAAACTATGGAATGATTACAATTATGGTTAATCACTGTCATTATGTTGGTTGTTGATCTGAATAAATATTGTCGAATTCGCCTTACAATGATTGTAGacgttgatgaaaattgtgtagacaaaatcatttttgaatcaattgttttttttttatttttaaaacaaacaattttcactCATATAACAGCCAGTGGCCAAAATTGATTCGTTGATTTGTTTAtagaattatttgattgattatagaATTGTATAATGTGGCTCATTGcctttttttactttctttttttcgatcgTATTGAAATATCCgacattcaaacaatttcGAATAAGTTGTAAATGTAGATCACCTTAATAGCCCGAATGAAAGATGTTTGGTATCAAGAGAGTATCATAATGTTTGTCAGCAAGTTAGTTTAGAAAGTgattgcaatcatcatcatcacaatcatcgtCGTTTGATTCATCCATATCCAAATTCGCTGTTCGGATTGATTTCAAAGGTAAACaagatgttcatcatcatacacataCATGATCCACTATCAAGACTTGGATGCTACTGCTAGCTTGTCTTTTCCATTATCTATCTCGTGTTAGTTCATTTAATGACGacattctcatcattttgattatcatttaacATCGATGATTttccaagaaaaattttcagcaTATACACAAAGCGATAAAATCGCCTCGAACTTTAGCAGTcattttgatccattttttttttaaatttctcCTTACCATAAGTAAATGTGAAAGTTGAATGACACattaaatgatttgaatgaaatccTGCATTTAATGCAATGTGGAacatatttttaattttttcaaattttgaagGTTGCCATTTTATACAACAATTTATGTGTGATTAATTATGAAACGAATTGGCATCTTGATCATGTTTCAAGGCAATCAAGATGAATAATCTCATCCAAAATAGACAACCAGCCACAGTAGTATtggtgaaataaaattttcggTTTTCtcatcgattatcatcatcatcatcatcataatttttgttgatcatatGATCAATTCAGTAATCTCTTGATTGTATGTTATGATAGTGAATCAATCATAAACAACTTGTTTGTCGAATATccaacttgttttttttttgtttggcaaTCAAcatgtattgatgatgacaagatTGAAAAGGAAACCACCAGGAAAATTTATATGATAATGCTACTGCTGCTATGGATGAATTAGTGCATTAATTTGTAAAATTGGTTATGCActttaatataaaaaacataACTTACatttataatatttttttttatacctctgtaaaataatttaaacCGGATATTCAATGACAAATATTTCATCTATAATGagttaatgtttttttttttctctaaaaTTAAGCCACTGCTGTCATGCCACTCATGTGTAAATAGTGGCTTATGTTCCACGTGCTCATTTGATGGAGcaaattgatttaatgttatttttgttttgtttataaaattttaattcacgaaattcaaacaatcatGTCTGCAGCAATGACAGATGTTGATAAAGATGCTGATGTGGAAAAGAATGAATACCATTCAGATGAAGAAAAGAACATCGATGACGGTGATGCAACTCAAGAATCAAAAAGCAGTAATgctaaaaagaaaaagaataaaaaaaagaaaaataaaccaaCTATTACCGAATCAAATACAGTGGCTGATGAAACACAAGAAATTTCGGATAAATTGGAATCCGAATTACAATTAGACGATGTAGAAGGTGATGCTGGTGAAGGTGCTACAGTCAAATCCAAGAAGAAACGACATcgtaaaaagaaaacaacaactactGTTCCTCTTGTACAGACCGATCCTCCATCGATTCCGATCAAAGATTTATATCCAGATGGAAATTTTCCACTTGGTGAAATTTGTGAACATCCGGTTTTGGATGAGAATACTGCCAAATATCGTATCACATCGGCCGAGAAAAAAGCCATGGATGAAGCATCTGAAGATCTATATCGTGATCTTCGATGTGCGGCTGAAGCTCATAGACAAACTCGTCAATACATGTTGAACTACATCAAACCCGGTATGACGATGATTGAGATTTGTGAACGTTTAGAAGATACGGCtcgaaaattgattgttgaaaatggACTTGAATCTGGACTAGCTTTTCCTACTGGATGTTCGTTGAATCATTGTGCCGCTCATTACACTCCGAATGCTGGTGATAAAACTGTActacaatatgatgatgtttgtaaAATCGATTTCGGTACACATGTCAATGGtcatattattgattgtgCATTCACCCTGACTTTCGATCCAAAGTATGATGAGCTTTTAAAAGCAGTGAAAGATGCCACAAACACAGGAATTCGTGAAGCGGGTATTGATGTACGACTTTGTGATATTGGAAAAGCTATACAAGAGGTTATGGAATCGTATGAGCTCGAATTGAATGGTAAAACCTATCCAATAAAATCGATTCGAAATTTGAATGGCCATTCGATTGGTCCGTATCGTATCCATGCTGGTAAAACGGTTCCAATCGTTAAAGGTGGAGAAGAAACCAAAATGGAAGAAGGTGAAGTTTATGCAATCGAGACATTTGGTTCTACTGGCCGTGGATTGGTCAACGATGATATGGAAACATCACATTAtatgaagaattttcatgTCCAACATGTGCCCTTGAGATTGGCCGGTTCAAAACAATTGTTGAAtgttatcaatcaaaatttcgGCACCTTGGCTTTCTGTCGTCGATGGCTGGATCGTTTAGGCCAAACTCGATATCTTAtgtcattgaatgatttatgTAAAAAAGGTATCATTGATCCTTATCCACCGCTTTGTGATGTTAAAGGATCATATACGGCCCAATATGAGCATACGATTGTTCTACGACCAACATACAAAGAGGTCATTTCTCGTGGTCaagattattgattgaaattgaaataataccAATTTTTCTTGCTAATCATAATTATGTTTTGTGAGTTGTTCTATTTCTatgattttattcatatatttgaagaataaattttttcttttttgagaAATAAGTCTTTtgatgtgttttttgttatggtaataaaatgaactaataataaaaagcTTGAcgaatcggaaaaaaaattcttttcttttcattcaatcatcaggATGAATTGGTAATTCGCTTcataaaacaacaattgatttgagaaaaaaaaacatgtaatacatcaacaatatcacttataatcaattcgaataattttttttgtttttgttcttttcttTAATCATACAAAACCTGCAATTGGTTTTTGTCTACGATTCAAATGagaaaatacaaaacaaaactaatTGACGAGTACCGActaaacattcatcattgctAATGAGCCTCAGGCTTTTCATTTTACtttacattttattttggctttttttttgccatcaaaaacaaaaacaaaaaacttttggacaagttttgattcgatttcaatgaatattgGGGTATACCAACGATTTaccgattcatcatcatatggccatgattatattcattcattcattcattcattcatttatatatagattgatcaatttgattcaagtCAAGTGTTCATATTCATGGATCACTTcgttgattataattaacTACCTATGTTTATGTGGccattttgtttaaaaaaaaaacttttcaagtGATCGTGTAGTTTTCCTTTGCAAACAACAGAATTTATTTAGTGCATAGATTCAATTtgcaagaatttttattggtGCTATATCATTTTAGAGAACAAAATACATTGTGATTCGAATATGAGaatatttttacatttttttttattggatgAACCATATTTATCGAAATAGATAGGAAATCgaatccatttcatttgaccACTGTCGATCGGTTGAatatttattgtttgaaGCTTGATAAAATTTCTAAAAATCGGGtggtttaaattttttttcctcaacAAAGAATGTACCATAccaatcattgtcattgttgaaaaatttttttcttactatCACAAGATGATTCTCTCGACATTTTGTAAGAAtggatttgaaatttgttttttttttgctgattttACGATAAAATTCTTGCAATGGTGGGGGAGAGGAATATAATATTGGTCAGTCACTTTTTCCACAATGAAcatttgttccatttttgttgttgttgttgttttttctttcgattcTGCTTTGATcagcaaaaagaaaaaacaaatggtcattcattgttttcatgGAATGTGTGGCCATCTATTATAgacatgaacaaaaaaaaatctacaaacaaattattgaacCGGAAATATCCATGTGTCCAGGTGTTGGCTTTACACTAATACATGAGTCAAgattatcaaaataatcaaccttgaatggtaaaaaaaaaaatagccaacAGCATCAAGTGTGATCAGCACAAACCAGcataataatatcaatgGAGCTAATGTAAATGTAATGCACAtgcaatgaaacaaaataaaacaaaacaaaaaacaaaaattatttgattgtaccaattttttgatcaacTATGCTCACCGGTGTGCTCGCGTGAccaatggtcatcattttttttcgtcattctctctctcttgctctaaatttatttttgtcaatCTTAATGTTTGCAGAGAATTCCATATTCACGAATTCATAATTCGTGTTTCAAATTAAGAATATTTCCATCTGTTCGATTAtaggtgtttttttttgttatcattgtgaatggatttttcatattttttttttgcatataaTGAACTAAACACACTGTGtatgttttgaaaatgaaaaccttGTCCCGATATAATTGatattgtcttttttttctgttcaaaaCCCATTAACTAACCATCTGGATTgttacatttatttattttttttttgttttattttgttttgtaatttcaattttgtaaTGTATGTcagcaaatgaaaaaaaaacggtaacaaaatttccaatttagATTTACCGTAAATACGAtaaatgaagagaaaaatttttcatatcatgACAGCCATCTGGTGAGCAATAAATctatttttcgtttcatcattaaaaaaaaactccagacaatttaataaatcaacaaatttaattttgtttttgctaaTTTCAGAATAAgagttcatttttttttgttgataaattttgattataattcgaattcaaaaaaatctactcgatcgattattttcaatgggTAAATATTGCAATgttaaaaataatcaattttgtgGTATTAGTTCAATTCGTGAACAGACAACGAAAACAAGAGACAATGGATTCTGTAATCATTGCTATTATAGTCGTTGTTGTGAATCCAAATCTAATGATATGaacgatgataattgtcATCGGAAATGTCCACCACCATATGATGTATTATGTTTTTATCTTAAACGTTGGTATTCACGTTTAGCCATTATTTTTGGTTATATTGCTATCATATTGATATCGTTAATATTGTTAATATGTGCTGgtttttttacaaaacattcatgatgaaaatattttttgccTACTTATTACCTACTTATATACTACTTGacataaattaaaattaaaatatgtttatttttcgttgtcATTTTAtacgataatcatcatcatcatcataaggaTTAACATATCATTTTGACTAACGGGGATTAATCGaataacaacatcaacataattTATGGATGTTTTAAAGTAAAATTGATTACATTATCAAAATGTAATCATAAACGTAATTGATTCACTTTCAATGTCCAATCATAAATGgtaactaattttttttttgcttctaaATGGTTCAAATCATTTGACTTGTAGAATTTGTAGAAAAATACATCAtttatttctgttttgtttttatttgaaaggcggtggtaaaaaaaatgcaatcaacaaatttctcattttcatttcttttgttttttgttgttggcctAGTTTTTGTTACCAATGGACAGATCACCGGAAACCAAAGTGATAATGTGGTCAAACCAGCATTCGTtacatttaatgatgaatcggCAACCAAATATCAGTATCGAATGTCCGGTGATCCACGATTAATGTATCCATATACGACCGATGATTATGTACgtgaaattaattcaatgaaacaattcCATGATCAACCATTGCCATTTCGATTACCATTCTTTGGTTTTGCTTATCATTACATTTGGATACATAAAGATGGttatgtttgtttcaatcgTGGTCTAAAAAGTTATGAATTTCCCTTATCATTCCCAGCTGTTCCAGATGATCCGGAACGTGAAGAAGATCCATCAATGATGGCTATATTTTTTGCTCATCAAGATATACCATCATCGATATCTGAATCAGGTGTATACTTACGGATCGAATTGGTTGATCAAATATCCAATCCTGATTATAAACAAATGATATTGGATAATTTCAAAGAAGCAATGGCTGGTTCGGGCGGATTCACACcgaaatttatcatcattgttacaTGGAAAAATATGACTTTCGCAAATCGACGTTATGATCGACCATTAAAAACGAATACATACCAAATGGTTATTGGTACCGATGAAAAAGATACGTTTGtctttttcaattatgaATGGATAACCTGGATAACTCATCTGGATAATTATGACGGGCTTAATGGTCCTGCCGCTTATGTTGGTTTTAATGCTGGTAATTCCACTCGTTCACATGAATTTGCACCATATTCACAGAATCCACGTATATCACTATTGCCACTCATTGGCTATGCTAACAATATTCCTGGTCGTGCCGTATTTCAAGTTCATGATGTTCTTTTCCAAGGTTCATGTGTGGATAAATCATTGGACCCAACATTGCCCGATCGTATGGGTCTAACTACATCAGTAAATTATATCAGCAGTCTTGGTGGAGAATTGCTTGAAGTAACTGGACCTTGTTTTTGGCCTAACAGCCGAATAACTTGCCGTTTTGATTCTATTTTGGTCAAAGGCCATTATTTATCGACCAATGTGGCCATCTGTGTGACACCGTTGATTATGTTTGAAGGATTTGTCGACCTGATTGTTactgttgatgataaaaccTATTTCTACACCCGAATGTATATCCGTAAGTTCATCATTTGTCAGTCGTGTTATCATGAATCTAATTGCTTCTAGTCTAGAATCTCCAGAAAGTCGCCGAGAATTTGATGTTTGGGTTGATCCGactgaattgattgaaaaaaatcctgaTACAATCGATGAAGAACCTGAACAAATATTGACAATAAAATGGAAGACCGATATTGGTGATGAGAAAGATCCAGTTACTATCGGCATATGGGCTTATCAAGAATTGGATCAAACTCTATATCCAAGGGTCTATTGGATTCTCGATTTGACTCGTGATGCAACCAATAGTGGTGAATATCAATTAGACCTGAATCAATTGCCTTCATTTGATCACCTAAAGcgttatgattatcattttggttttattGGGGTAAACATAACCGGACGAGAGCTATCCATGACTGAATGGAGTCAACCAATGCCTTTAGGATGGCTACTTCGACATTATTGGCGTCGTGAATTCGGTCAAACTAAATGGCAGCGAAATTTTTGCCAAAAATGGTTCGAACGGGAAGATcagaatgaatattttgcTACCACATTGTTTCGTTGTCCATGTACTTTGGCTCAAGCGTTACATGATAAAGGCCGATTTGCTCCTGATGAACGAtgtaatgttgttgataagaAATGTGATCAACGCCATTTGGGCGCTCAACATTGTGTTCGTACAGCAAGACCATCGTATGtcattgtttcaaatatttgttgattaattCATTGTTAATATTCAATTCTTATGGCTAGAATTGGTGGATCCGGCCAACAATGCTgctatgatgattatggagAATTAATTCGTAGTGCTGATACTATGTATTCTGGCAGGCCATCACGAACATTCATTTATGGAAAACATCCATTCAAGATGCAAATGCAGGTTTGTGACTTTCTAATCATTAGCTaacaaattaatttaatcttttttttttgctttcattttgaaaagaCACCTACATTGTCTTATTGGCAACATGATGTGATGCCATTCTACTATTGCTGTAAATGGCAACCCAAAGAAGATGATAGCGAAACTTGCATGATGTTTAACTATTTTCGAACGACACAGGATTGTAGTTCATATCAACCACCAGCCATAGCATCTGTTTTTGGTGATCCACATATCATAACGTTCGATCGAACAAATTATACTTTCAATGGTCGCGGTGAATATTCTCTTGTTCATGCTAACAATCCAATACATAAACTTGATATACATGGACGTTTTGAAAGGCTACCTGGTCACGTTAATGCTACTCAATTGACTGCCGTATCTGTACGAGACAATGTCTCATCGATTGTTGAATTTCGTATTAGACCCGATGGCTGCCGTTGgttcaatcaaatatttatcattGCTGATAAAGAATATCTCTACTATTGGGATGATAATATGCGTACGATACATACACGTGGTGTGAGCATCTATCAACCTTCTGGCATTCGTAACATGTCACATTTGATTGCCATGTTTGATTCTGGTGCTGGTGTTGAAGTGTTGGTCAACAGCGCAGGAACTTTAACCATGCATGTATACCTACCGTTGACTTATGTGAATTCTACACAAGGTTTACTTGGTTATTATTCCAATGATccgaatgatgatttcatgcTTCCAAATGGTTGGATATTTACAAACGGACAAgacaaaaatatcaaacgAATTCATGAAGAATTTGGTATTAAATATCGTTTGCTCGAAACTGCTCAACAGAATATTTCACagtcattgttttttcatgatgTTCTCACTCATtcacaatatgatgatgtaaaattTCTTCcacaatttgatttggatcCAAAAGAACTGgaacatttgaatgatgttgatcGAATCTGTTCGAATTCATTGGCATGTCAATTCGATTATCTAGCCACTGGTGATAGTGGATTTGCTgagaatacaaaaaaagaagaagcaATCGCCGAAAACATGTATTTAATTATTGCAGAATCAATTATTCGATGTCCAGCATTGAATAAACCGATAAATGGCCGTAAAAGTGAAAATCGTTATTGGCCCGGTACTATTGTTCGATTCAGTTGTTTGGATGGATATCGCCTTCTAGGCTACGAAGTACGTCGATGTCGTGAAGATGGCCTCTGGAGTTGGGGAGAGGATCCATTTTGTATGCCTGTAATACAATATAATATTCAGCTTTTATTCACTTATCTCATACCGATTATCGTAACATTTTTGGCAATATATATGGCtatattttttctcaaacatcgtcaacaacagaagcataaaatgaacaacactTCACAGAGACGACATTGGTTATTGTCTCGGCTAATGTCAAATTTTACCAATACCTCACAATATGGTGGACGATCATCCTATATTACCggtgataatgttgatcaattgatcgatGCTAATCGTTTGAACGAGTTAACAAATTCACCACATGCTGATCAAATTGACCACGAAAGCACTGATGACCAAAATGACGAAGATGATATACAGCAGTCTAATGTagcaccgccaccaccaacTGTTCCACCACCGTCAATAGAACATgaacaatcattcaataattttgtttctccATTCTATCGACAAAATACGACTAATGAATCAGAAGATTCAGATAAAGCTATTCTTGTTTGAATggctttctttttttcagaatagtaataataaaactacTCTATATATTAATAAATCTTCCATTTTGTAATTTAAATGTGtgtttaaatttaaattctttaGTTGACAATGTTGACTAAAACCTAAGTAATGATCAGTTTGggtttcttcttcttcttcatttcttctgcttcttgttcattttcagttTCAAATTTTCGGATACATTTGTTGAACCAAGTAATAGTCCATGTCAAACACGATGGtacatttttgaataaaataattgtGTTTTCTACTTTATGATAATTAAATAAACGGTTAAAATAGATTCAAAGAAATGCATTAGATTGTGTTCCAATTAAATAAACGAACATTGTTAACAATGATTACAAGTCAAACACGATACTGTTTTTCAGTTTTGACATTGAATATGTTCATTCAATGTGTTGTGCGCCAAAATCACTATATAtcttaaattttcaaacagtcaattcaatgataattcttTATACGTTTAGTTTTATTGCTTTGGTTCGATAGaactttgtgtgtgtgtgtgcatgtgttttttattgaaaacgATTTTCGTGCAAAAGAATCATCAAGAAATTCTTAATCCCCATGTTCAATCACATTtctgaatttgatgatgatgatgagtaatTCATGCATCATCTACATTTCAcctatttttgttatttttcaacCAGCTATAACcaatttttcaaagtttggcaaatcaaacaaataatgatgaaattcgtAATGTTAATGAATATTGTCATCAGGTGGATGATTCAGGTTGCCAATTATTTCGAACCAATTATTATGGAATTAAAAGGCCTCGCGCTGCCTTCGCCCTTTCCGCTACAACAGGGCCAGCAGCTCAAAGCATGCTATTGAACAAATGTAAACGTCATACATGAACATCTGATTGTTGcatcgaatgatgaaaaaattatttcgtATGAATATACATAATTGGTGACCCTtgtgataaatttttaaaaaaaaaaaaaattgaaaattatgcatcatcaacattacaTCAATCGTACGTTCATCATTCTCGAATTATGGATAAACGAGTTTAAGTgtgttattttgtttgtaatttgTAAACTTTGtcatttcaattctattGTCATATCTTTGAATTTgtaatttaattgaaatttttttttcaaatcaattaagGGTTAAATCTACTTTATGATCCAACCCGGAAACTTGGTTAAAAACTTACCATTCCGATTGGCCGGTATTTGTACTATCACATAGCATCTCGTTTACCAAGTAAAGTTGCTGAAAGCATTTCCGATATTTTGAAATTCGATTATAAAAAAGGCATGTATGAAACGTTAATCGAACGTTATACGCCATTGAATTGCAAAATGGACATCGAAAACCGTCAAAATACATCAATTTGAGCCAAGACAACTTTCCGATAGACGTAATAATTGTTGCAAAATGTCCCACCAATCGTAGCAGCGGCAACTGAAGAATCAGCCAATGCATTAAAcatcaaaatggaaaaaaaaccattttttaaaatttattatcatcattacctacaattgaattgaatgttttttcttgcaaTTCTTTGCTaa encodes:
- the LOC124495873 gene encoding protein mesh isoform X2, whose translation is MQSTNFSFSFLLFFVVGLVFVTNGQITGNQSDNVVKPAFVTFNDESATKYQYRMSGDPRLMYPYTTDDYVREINSMKQFHDQPLPFRLPFFGFAYHYIWIHKDGYVCFNRGLKSYEFPLSFPAVPDDPEREEDPSMMAIFFAHQDIPSSISESGVYLRIELVDQISNPDYKQMILDNFKEAMAGSGGFTPKFIIIVTWKNMTFANRRYDRPLKTNTYQMVIGTDEKDTFVFFNYEWITWITHLDNYDGLNGPAAYVGFNAGNSTRSHEFAPYSQNPRISLLPLIGYANNIPGRAVFQVHDVLFQGSCVDKSLDPTLPDRMGLTTSVNYISSLGGELLEVTGPCFWPNSRITCRFDSILVKGHYLSTNVAICVTPLIMFEGFVDLIVTVDDKTYFYTRMYIQSPESRREFDVWVDPTELIEKNPDTIDEEPEQILTIKWKTDIGDEKDPVTIGIWAYQELDQTLYPRVYWILDLTRDATNSGEYQLDLNQLPSFDHLKRYDYHFGFIGVNITGRELSMTEWSQPMPLGWLLRHYWRREFGQTKWQRNFCQKWFEREDQNEYFATTLFRCPCTLAQALHDKGRFAPDERCNVVDKKCDQRHLGAQHCVRTARPSIGGSGQQCCYDDYGELIRSADTMYSGRPSRTFIYGKHPFKMQMQTPTLSYWQHDVMPFYYCCKWQPKEDDSETCMMFNYFRTTQDCSSYQPPAIASVFGDPHIITFDRTNYTFNGRGEYSLVHANNPIHKLDIHGRFERLPGHVNATQLTAVSVRDNVSSIVEFRIRPDGCRWFNQIFIIADKEYLYYWDDNMRTIHTRGVSIYQPSGIRNMSHLIAMFDSGAGVEVLVNSAGTLTMHVYLPLTYVNSTQGLLGYYSNDPNDDFMLPNGWIFTNGQDKNIKRIHEEFGIKYRLLETAQQNISQSLFFHDVLTHSQYDDVKFLPQFDLDPKELEHLNDVDRICSNSLACQFDYLATGDSGFAENTKKEEAIAENMYLIIAESIIRCPALNKPINGRKSENRYWPGTIVRFSCLDGYRLLGYEVRRCREDGLWSWGEDPFCMPVIQYNIQLLFTYLIPIIVTFLAIYMAIFFLKHRQQQKHKMNNTSQRRHWLLSRLMSNFTNTSQYGGRSSYITGDNVDQLIDANRLNELTNSPHADQIDHESTDDQNDEDDIQQSNVAPPPPTVPPPSIEHEQSFNNFVSPFYRQNTTNESEDSDKAILV
- the LOC124495873 gene encoding protein mesh isoform X1, whose translation is MAVVKKMQSTNFSFSFLLFFVVGLVFVTNGQITGNQSDNVVKPAFVTFNDESATKYQYRMSGDPRLMYPYTTDDYVREINSMKQFHDQPLPFRLPFFGFAYHYIWIHKDGYVCFNRGLKSYEFPLSFPAVPDDPEREEDPSMMAIFFAHQDIPSSISESGVYLRIELVDQISNPDYKQMILDNFKEAMAGSGGFTPKFIIIVTWKNMTFANRRYDRPLKTNTYQMVIGTDEKDTFVFFNYEWITWITHLDNYDGLNGPAAYVGFNAGNSTRSHEFAPYSQNPRISLLPLIGYANNIPGRAVFQVHDVLFQGSCVDKSLDPTLPDRMGLTTSVNYISSLGGELLEVTGPCFWPNSRITCRFDSILVKGHYLSTNVAICVTPLIMFEGFVDLIVTVDDKTYFYTRMYIQSPESRREFDVWVDPTELIEKNPDTIDEEPEQILTIKWKTDIGDEKDPVTIGIWAYQELDQTLYPRVYWILDLTRDATNSGEYQLDLNQLPSFDHLKRYDYHFGFIGVNITGRELSMTEWSQPMPLGWLLRHYWRREFGQTKWQRNFCQKWFEREDQNEYFATTLFRCPCTLAQALHDKGRFAPDERCNVVDKKCDQRHLGAQHCVRTARPSIGGSGQQCCYDDYGELIRSADTMYSGRPSRTFIYGKHPFKMQMQTPTLSYWQHDVMPFYYCCKWQPKEDDSETCMMFNYFRTTQDCSSYQPPAIASVFGDPHIITFDRTNYTFNGRGEYSLVHANNPIHKLDIHGRFERLPGHVNATQLTAVSVRDNVSSIVEFRIRPDGCRWFNQIFIIADKEYLYYWDDNMRTIHTRGVSIYQPSGIRNMSHLIAMFDSGAGVEVLVNSAGTLTMHVYLPLTYVNSTQGLLGYYSNDPNDDFMLPNGWIFTNGQDKNIKRIHEEFGIKYRLLETAQQNISQSLFFHDVLTHSQYDDVKFLPQFDLDPKELEHLNDVDRICSNSLACQFDYLATGDSGFAENTKKEEAIAENMYLIIAESIIRCPALNKPINGRKSENRYWPGTIVRFSCLDGYRLLGYEVRRCREDGLWSWGEDPFCMPVIQYNIQLLFTYLIPIIVTFLAIYMAIFFLKHRQQQKHKMNNTSQRRHWLLSRLMSNFTNTSQYGGRSSYITGDNVDQLIDANRLNELTNSPHADQIDHESTDDQNDEDDIQQSNVAPPPPTVPPPSIEHEQSFNNFVSPFYRQNTTNESEDSDKAILV